The following proteins are encoded in a genomic region of Glycine max cultivar Williams 82 chromosome 18, Glycine_max_v4.0, whole genome shotgun sequence:
- the LOC112997608 gene encoding cysteine-rich receptor-like protein kinase 2, translating to MMLQQLIKLLALNLIWWSSINVEYAVAATRDTRVINSGCSPINATNTVSFFGNVNETFSELRGEIRNQSKHFGTSLNSRGAVNAYTMFQCRNYVSRNDCLACFNTASAQIRDICKIANGARVIYNDCFLRYESERFYQQTNEIGGGVTCGNISSNATNLKVVGQQALMDLQTATPKIKGFYAATKTQVEGGSAIYAIAQCVETASPQKCLDCMQVGYNNLQSCLPSTDGTAYDAGCFMRYSTKPFFADNQTIDIKPYLKEGGSSKKWAIIGGVVGGVVLLLVLFAWRLFIKQKRVPKADILGATELRGPVNYKYTDLKAATKNFSADNKLGEGGFGAVYKGTLKNGKVVAVKKLVLGKSSKMEDDFEGEVKLISNVHHRNLVRLLGCCSKGQERILVYEYMANSSLDKFLFGDKKGSLNWKQRYDIILGTARGLAYLHEEFHVSIIHRDIKTGNILLDDDLQPKIADFGLARLLPRDRSHLSTKFAGTLGYTAPEYAMQGQLSEKADTYSYGIVVLEIISGQKSTNVKIDDEGREYLLQRAWKLYEKGMQLELVDKDIDPDEYDAEEVKKIIEIALLCTQASAATRPTMSELVVLLKSKSLVEQLRPTMPVFVETNKMNGEGISDDPSNATISISVLSAR from the exons ATGATGCTGCAGCAACTTATTAAGCTCCTAGCCTTAAATTTGATATGGTGGAGCAGTATTAATGTTGAATATGCAGTTGCAGCCACACGTGACACACGTGTGATAAACTCTGGGTGCAGCCCAATCAACGCTACCAACACGGTTAGCTTCTTTGGGAATGTCAATGAGACATTCTCAGAGCTGAGAGGAGAAATTAGGAACCAAAGCAAGCACTTTGGCACATCATTGAACTCCAGAGGAGCTGTCAATGCATATACTATGTTTCAATGCAGAAACTATGTCTCCAGAAATGACTGTCTTGCTTGCTTCAACACTGCCTCCGCCCAAATCCGGGATATATGCAAAATAGCCAACGGTGCCAGAGTCATCTACAATGACTGCTTCCTCAG GTATGAGAGTGAGAGATTCTACCAACAGACCAACGAAATTGGTGGAGGGGTAACATGTGGGAACATCAGTTCAAATGCCACTAATTTAAAAGTAGTTGGACAACAAGCATTAATGGACCTTCAAACAGCAACACCTAAAATTAAAGGTTTCTATGCAGCTACTAAGACACAGGTGGAGGGTGGTAGTGCAATTTATGCCATTGCACAGTGTGTTGAAACTGCCTCCCCACAGAAATGTCTGGATTGCATGCAAGTTGGATACAACAACTTACAAAGTTGCCTTCCAAGCACAGATGGTACAGCATATGATGCTGGCTGTTTTATGAGATACTCCACCAAACCTTTCTTTGCTGATAATCAGACCATTGATATCAAACCCTATTTAAAAGAAG GAGGTTCAAGCAAGAAGTGGGCTATTATTGGTGGTGTCGTAGGAGGTGTTGTTCTCCTCCTTGTGTTGTTTGCTTGGAGATTGTTTATTAAACAAAAGAGGGTTCCCAAAG CTGACATATTGGGAGCAACTGAGTTGAGAGGTCCAGTTAACTACAAGTATACAGATTTGAAAGCtgcaacaaaaaatttcagtgCTGACAATAAACTTGGAGAAGGAGGTTTTGGCGCTGTATACAAG GGTACTCTGAAAAATGGAAAAGTTGTTGCCGTCAAGAAACTAGTGTTGGGGAAATCAAGCAAGATGGAGGATGATTTTGAAGGTGAAGTGAAGCTTATAAGTAATGTTCATCATCGAAATCTCGTTAGACTTCTTGGTTGTTGCAGCAAAGGCCAAGAGAGAATTCTAGTTTATGAATACATGGCAAATAGCAGCCTTGACAAATTCTTATTTG gtgacaaaaagggttccCTCAATTGGAAACAACGCTATGATATAATTTTGGGAACAGCAAGGGGACTAGCATATCTACATGAGGAGTTCCATGTGTCCATCATTCATAGAGATATAAAGACTGGTAATATCCTCCTAGATGATGATCTCCAGCCCAAAATTGCTGATTTTGGGTTGGCAAGGCTTTTGCCAAGGGATCGTTCTCATCTTAGCACAAAATTTGCCGGAACATT GGGATACACAGCACCTGAGTATGCAATGCAAGGTCAATTATCAGAGAAGGCTGATACCTACAGTTATGGTATTGTAGTTCTAGAAATCATAAGTGGTCAAAAGAGTACCAATGTGAAGATTGATGACGAGGGTCGTGAGTAccttcttcaacgg GCATGGAAACTGTATGAGAAAGGCATGCAGTTGGAGCTTGTGGACAAGGACATAGACCCTGATGAATATGATgcagaagaagtgaagaaaatcattgaaatTGCTTTATTATGCACTCAAGCATCAGCTGCAACAAGGCCAACAATGTCTGAATTAGTAGTGCTACTCAAAAGCAAGAGCTTAGTGGAGCAACTGCGACCAACTATGCCtgtgtttgttgaaacaaataAGATGAATGGGGAAGGCATCTCTGATGATCCATCTAATGCTACTATCTCCATTTCTGTTCTATCGGCCCGATGA